Proteins from a single region of Geothrix sp. PMB-07:
- a CDS encoding GNAT family N-acetyltransferase yields MAHRVAMFRDMDMGAEEGLKRMAEAFRHQLRGWLVTGQCRGLVLEDAGRVVASVLLLLKESVPTPVTPLSVRGYLFNVYTEPSHRRQGLAARLTDAALDLARELGIEIMELHASLEAEGLYQRMGFVPTSEMRLVMGSGIKTPKQWKHRR; encoded by the coding sequence GTGGCCCACCGCGTAGCCATGTTCCGGGATATGGACATGGGTGCCGAGGAAGGTTTGAAACGCATGGCGGAAGCCTTCCGGCATCAGTTGCGAGGCTGGCTGGTGACCGGTCAGTGCCGGGGCCTGGTGCTGGAAGACGCCGGTCGCGTGGTGGCCAGTGTGCTCTTGCTGCTGAAGGAGTCTGTGCCGACGCCGGTGACGCCGCTGTCCGTGAGGGGTTATCTGTTCAACGTCTACACAGAGCCCTCGCACCGGCGCCAGGGCTTGGCGGCGCGGCTCACGGACGCGGCGCTGGATCTGGCCCGGGAGCTGGGTATCGAGATCATGGAATTGCACGCCAGCCTGGAGGCGGAAGGCCTTTACCAGCGCATGGGCTTCGTGCCCACCAGCGAGATGCGGCTGGTGATGGGCTCCGGCATCAAGACGCCGAAGCAGTGGAAGCATCGGCGCTGA